The following coding sequences lie in one Seriola aureovittata isolate HTS-2021-v1 ecotype China chromosome 5, ASM2101889v1, whole genome shotgun sequence genomic window:
- the pgam5 gene encoding serine/threonine-protein phosphatase PGAM5, mitochondrial isoform X3 → MSYRKTLKLICGFAGGSAVLVFAAAAADSRGYFGEQRGEAASRWPKFTVLRAAQPAWTPAKHTPAPTGHAWDFNWDKRDPSVLSNGKKKESATEDPSSEQDNGKPKATRNILLIRHSQYNLSGNSDKERILTPLGREQAELTGQRLAALGLKYDVLIHSSMARATETAHIISKHLPGVDLVSCDLLREGAPIEPVPPVTHWKPDAVQYHEDGARIEAAFRRYIHRADPKQKEDSYEIIVCHANVIRYFVCRALQFPPEGWLRMGLNNGSITWLTIRPSGRVALRTLGDAGFMPPDKLTRT, encoded by the exons ATGTCGTACaggaaaactttaaaacttatTTGTGGGTTCGCCGGAGGCTCTGCTGTACTGGTGTtcgccgctgccgctgccgaCTCCCGCGGATACTTCGGAGAGCAGCGCGGAGAGGCGGCCAGTCGGTGGCCGAAATTCACCGTTCTTCGAGCTGCGCAGCCGGCGTGGACAcctgccaaacacacaccagcccCGACAGGACACGCCTGGGACTTCAACTGGGACAA GAGGGACCCATCTGTACTGTCCAAcgggaagaagaaagagagtgCAACTGAGGATCCCAGCTCCGAGCAGGACAATGGAAAACCCAAAGCTACACGCAACATTCTCCTCATCAGACACTCTCAGTACAACCTGAGTGGGAACAGCGACAAGGAGAGGATCCTCACTCCATTAG GTCGTGAGCAGGCAGAGTTGACAGGCCAGAGGTTGGCAGCACTGGGACTGAAGTACGATGTCCTGATTCACTCCAGCATGGCCAGGGCCACAGAGACTGCACATATCATCAGCAAACACCTTCCAG GAGTGGATCTGGTGAGCTGTGATTTGCTGAGAGAGGGCGCGCCCATCGAGCCGGTTCCACCTGTCACTCACTGGAAGCCTGATGCTGTG CAGTACCATGAAGATGGAGCTCGCATTGAGGCAGCCTTCCGCCGCTACATCCACCGGGCTGACCCCAAGCAGAAGGAGGACAGCTATGAGATCATCGTGTGTCATGCCAATGTCATCCGTTATTTTGTCTGCAG GGCGCTGCAGTTTCCCCCAGAGGGCTGGTTACGTATGGGGTTGAACAACGGCAGCATCACGTGGCTTACCATCCGACCTAGTGGCAGGGTGGCCCTCAGAACTCTGGGAGACGCAGGATTCATGCCCCCAGACAAACTAACACGGACCTAA
- the pgam5 gene encoding serine/threonine-protein phosphatase PGAM5, mitochondrial isoform X4, whose product MSYRKTLKLICGFAGGSAVLVFAAAAADSRGYFGEQRGEAASRWPKFTVLRAAQPAWTPAKHTPAPTGHAWDFNWDKRDPSVLSNGKKKESATEDPSSEQDNGKPKATRNILLIRHSQYNLSGNSDKERILTPLGREQAELTGQRLAALGLKYDVLIHSSMARATETAHIISKHLPGVDLVSCDLLREGAPIEPVPPVTHWKPDAVYHEDGARIEAAFRRYIHRADPKQKEDSYEIIVCHANVIRYFVCRALQFPPEGWLRMGLNNGSITWLTIRPSGRVALRTLGDAGFMPPDKLTRT is encoded by the exons ATGTCGTACaggaaaactttaaaacttatTTGTGGGTTCGCCGGAGGCTCTGCTGTACTGGTGTtcgccgctgccgctgccgaCTCCCGCGGATACTTCGGAGAGCAGCGCGGAGAGGCGGCCAGTCGGTGGCCGAAATTCACCGTTCTTCGAGCTGCGCAGCCGGCGTGGACAcctgccaaacacacaccagcccCGACAGGACACGCCTGGGACTTCAACTGGGACAA GAGGGACCCATCTGTACTGTCCAAcgggaagaagaaagagagtgCAACTGAGGATCCCAGCTCCGAGCAGGACAATGGAAAACCCAAAGCTACACGCAACATTCTCCTCATCAGACACTCTCAGTACAACCTGAGTGGGAACAGCGACAAGGAGAGGATCCTCACTCCATTAG GTCGTGAGCAGGCAGAGTTGACAGGCCAGAGGTTGGCAGCACTGGGACTGAAGTACGATGTCCTGATTCACTCCAGCATGGCCAGGGCCACAGAGACTGCACATATCATCAGCAAACACCTTCCAG GAGTGGATCTGGTGAGCTGTGATTTGCTGAGAGAGGGCGCGCCCATCGAGCCGGTTCCACCTGTCACTCACTGGAAGCCTGATGCTGTG TACCATGAAGATGGAGCTCGCATTGAGGCAGCCTTCCGCCGCTACATCCACCGGGCTGACCCCAAGCAGAAGGAGGACAGCTATGAGATCATCGTGTGTCATGCCAATGTCATCCGTTATTTTGTCTGCAG GGCGCTGCAGTTTCCCCCAGAGGGCTGGTTACGTATGGGGTTGAACAACGGCAGCATCACGTGGCTTACCATCCGACCTAGTGGCAGGGTGGCCCTCAGAACTCTGGGAGACGCAGGATTCATGCCCCCAGACAAACTAACACGGACCTAA
- the pgam5 gene encoding serine/threonine-protein phosphatase PGAM5, mitochondrial isoform X1 yields the protein MSYRKTLKLICGFAGGSAVLVFAAAAADSRGYFGEQRGEAASRWPKFTVLRAAQPAWTPAKHTPAPTGHAWDFNWDKRDPSVLSNGKKKESATEDPSSEQDNGKPKATRNILLIRHSQYNLSGNSDKERILTPLGREQAELTGQRLAALGLKYDVLIHSSMARATETAHIISKHLPGPGVDLVSCDLLREGAPIEPVPPVTHWKPDAVQYHEDGARIEAAFRRYIHRADPKQKEDSYEIIVCHANVIRYFVCRALQFPPEGWLRMGLNNGSITWLTIRPSGRVALRTLGDAGFMPPDKLTRT from the exons ATGTCGTACaggaaaactttaaaacttatTTGTGGGTTCGCCGGAGGCTCTGCTGTACTGGTGTtcgccgctgccgctgccgaCTCCCGCGGATACTTCGGAGAGCAGCGCGGAGAGGCGGCCAGTCGGTGGCCGAAATTCACCGTTCTTCGAGCTGCGCAGCCGGCGTGGACAcctgccaaacacacaccagcccCGACAGGACACGCCTGGGACTTCAACTGGGACAA GAGGGACCCATCTGTACTGTCCAAcgggaagaagaaagagagtgCAACTGAGGATCCCAGCTCCGAGCAGGACAATGGAAAACCCAAAGCTACACGCAACATTCTCCTCATCAGACACTCTCAGTACAACCTGAGTGGGAACAGCGACAAGGAGAGGATCCTCACTCCATTAG GTCGTGAGCAGGCAGAGTTGACAGGCCAGAGGTTGGCAGCACTGGGACTGAAGTACGATGTCCTGATTCACTCCAGCATGGCCAGGGCCACAGAGACTGCACATATCATCAGCAAACACCTTCCA GGTCCAGGAGTGGATCTGGTGAGCTGTGATTTGCTGAGAGAGGGCGCGCCCATCGAGCCGGTTCCACCTGTCACTCACTGGAAGCCTGATGCTGTG CAGTACCATGAAGATGGAGCTCGCATTGAGGCAGCCTTCCGCCGCTACATCCACCGGGCTGACCCCAAGCAGAAGGAGGACAGCTATGAGATCATCGTGTGTCATGCCAATGTCATCCGTTATTTTGTCTGCAG GGCGCTGCAGTTTCCCCCAGAGGGCTGGTTACGTATGGGGTTGAACAACGGCAGCATCACGTGGCTTACCATCCGACCTAGTGGCAGGGTGGCCCTCAGAACTCTGGGAGACGCAGGATTCATGCCCCCAGACAAACTAACACGGACCTAA
- the pgam5 gene encoding serine/threonine-protein phosphatase PGAM5, mitochondrial isoform X2, with translation MSYRKTLKLICGFAGGSAVLVFAAAAADSRGYFGEQRGEAASRWPKFTVLRAAQPAWTPAKHTPAPTGHAWDFNWDKRDPSVLSNGKKKESATEDPSSEQDNGKPKATRNILLIRHSQYNLSGNSDKERILTPLGREQAELTGQRLAALGLKYDVLIHSSMARATETAHIISKHLPGPGVDLVSCDLLREGAPIEPVPPVTHWKPDAVYHEDGARIEAAFRRYIHRADPKQKEDSYEIIVCHANVIRYFVCRALQFPPEGWLRMGLNNGSITWLTIRPSGRVALRTLGDAGFMPPDKLTRT, from the exons ATGTCGTACaggaaaactttaaaacttatTTGTGGGTTCGCCGGAGGCTCTGCTGTACTGGTGTtcgccgctgccgctgccgaCTCCCGCGGATACTTCGGAGAGCAGCGCGGAGAGGCGGCCAGTCGGTGGCCGAAATTCACCGTTCTTCGAGCTGCGCAGCCGGCGTGGACAcctgccaaacacacaccagcccCGACAGGACACGCCTGGGACTTCAACTGGGACAA GAGGGACCCATCTGTACTGTCCAAcgggaagaagaaagagagtgCAACTGAGGATCCCAGCTCCGAGCAGGACAATGGAAAACCCAAAGCTACACGCAACATTCTCCTCATCAGACACTCTCAGTACAACCTGAGTGGGAACAGCGACAAGGAGAGGATCCTCACTCCATTAG GTCGTGAGCAGGCAGAGTTGACAGGCCAGAGGTTGGCAGCACTGGGACTGAAGTACGATGTCCTGATTCACTCCAGCATGGCCAGGGCCACAGAGACTGCACATATCATCAGCAAACACCTTCCA GGTCCAGGAGTGGATCTGGTGAGCTGTGATTTGCTGAGAGAGGGCGCGCCCATCGAGCCGGTTCCACCTGTCACTCACTGGAAGCCTGATGCTGTG TACCATGAAGATGGAGCTCGCATTGAGGCAGCCTTCCGCCGCTACATCCACCGGGCTGACCCCAAGCAGAAGGAGGACAGCTATGAGATCATCGTGTGTCATGCCAATGTCATCCGTTATTTTGTCTGCAG GGCGCTGCAGTTTCCCCCAGAGGGCTGGTTACGTATGGGGTTGAACAACGGCAGCATCACGTGGCTTACCATCCGACCTAGTGGCAGGGTGGCCCTCAGAACTCTGGGAGACGCAGGATTCATGCCCCCAGACAAACTAACACGGACCTAA